In Ciona intestinalis unplaced genomic scaffold, KH HT001072.1, whole genome shotgun sequence, a single genomic region encodes these proteins:
- the LOC100176680 gene encoding dopamine beta-hydroxylase-like yields the protein MKKYSVIFVLLFFNLAVKSYFVSLLNNGNNQMNLQWDLNYTTSSINMTIEVRNIMLGGSYSFGFGFSDDENMGDGDLIVVRVTRTSVAIKDCWLYTNGKVVEDSKHSYKLLGYQYSNGVWNIKVERKFQTCDGEDYQLDNGTTNVFVVFPIPNNCILSINGNGCNLSEATKTLTRVQLLKADYRDIPLEPNHKSFSIIAPNITIPTSQTSYVCSIQKLPKFRTKVHAIGFESVIANPGLVHHIEVFIHVVAAWAFGADPFYYPREAGMAFGVKTASSYVRLEVHYNNPMHIRGLVDGSGIRFHFTENLRPHDLGIMEVGVIYSANMAIPPGQKSFKWSGECPGSCTQAVITYELRLFIHIFQGDSLITTCTFNTENRSNITLGGLGLHEEMCVDYIYYYPATNLEVCKSSISSQALEMYFKLIKLSLGIPRPRNSRPLHHEYDVIKWGNSAVRSLRQLYRFAPMQVNCLRSNGESYPGRWDNITPATHFPRAMEPQCYANNKP from the exons ATGAAGAAATATTCGGTGATTTtcgttttgttatttttcaatCTTGCTGTTAAGtcgtattttgtttcattgctAAATAATG GCAATAATCAAATGAATTTACAATGGGATCTAAACTACACCACCTCCAGTATCAACATGACTATTGAAGTGAGAAACATTATGTTGGGGGGTTCATATTCGTTTGGGTTTGGTTTCTCTGATGACGAGAATATGGGAGATGGTGACCTCATTGTTGTTCGTGTAACAAGAACCAGCGTGGCGATTAAA GATTGTTGGCTTTATACTAATGGTAAGGTCGTTGAAGATTCGAAACATAGCTACAAGTTACTTGGATACCAATATAGTAATGGCGTTTGGAACATCAAGGTTGAAAGAAAGTTTCAAACATGCGATGGAGAAGATTATCAACTCGATAACGGGACAACCAATGTGTTCGTGGTGTTTCCTATACCAAATAATT GTATTTTATCTATCAACGGCAACGGATGCAATTTATCCGAAGCCACAAAAACATTGACGCGTGTTCAATTACTGAAGGCGGATTATAGAGACATACCACTGGAACCCAATCACAAATCTTTCAGTATAATCGCCCCCAACATAACAATACCAACATCTCAAACGTCGTATGTTTGTTCGATACAAAAGTTACCTAAGTTTCGAACCAAAGTCCATGCCATCGGGTTTGAAAGCGTGATCGCCAACCCGGGATTGGTTCATCATATTGAG GTTTTTAT TCATGTGGTGGCCGCATGGGCGTTTGGGGCAGAC CCTTTCTATTATCCCAGAGAAGCAGGAATGGCGTTCGGGGTGAAGACGGCAAGTTCATATGTTAGATTGGAGGTTCATTACAACAACCCAATGCATATTAGAGGACTTGTCGATGGTTCGGGGATTCGGTTTCACTTCACAGAGAACCTTCGACCGCATGATCTTGGAATAATGGAAGTTGGTGTTATATATTCTGCCAACATGGCGATTCCACCAGGACAGAAGTCTTTTAAATGGAGTGGTGAATGCCCAGGCAGTTGCACACAAGCAGTAA ttacatatgag ttacgtttatttattcatattttccaGGGTGATTCCCTAATAACTACGTGCACATTTAACACCGAAAATAGAAGCAATATAACATTGGGTGGGCTGGGTTTACACGAAGAGATGTGCGTcgattatatttattattacccTGCTACCAATCTTGAAGTTTGTAAAAGTTCCATCTCAAGTCAAGCGTTGGAAATGtatttcaaattaattaaact gTCGTTGGGGATTCCCCGCCCCCGTAATTCCCGCCCTCTTCACCatgaatatgacgtcataaagtgGGGAAACTCGGCTGTTCGTTCTCTTCGTCAGCTCTATCGTTTCGCTCCAATGCAGGTCAATTGTCTGAGGAGTAATGGTGAGAGCTACCCCGGTCGTTGGGACAACATTACACCAGCAACACATTTCCCCAGAGCAATGGAACCGCAATGTTATGCTAATAATAAACCATGA